From Paenibacillus sp. FSL H8-0537:
GTGCGATTGCCATTGTAGAGTCCTAACGAAGCAGATGAATAAACTTCCAATTACATATTTTATTTTCCAAAAATGTCCTCTGCTTGCTTTCAAGCGGAGGGCATTTTTTTACGAAATCCGTCATTTTTAGCTAATGATCCAGCCGGAATCCCTCCTTTTTTGCAGAAAAATCATATCAAAATCACATAAAAAGCAGCCTGTACGTATTTTTATATGATTTTAGGTGGAATTTGTCGGGTGCCGAGCCGAAAACGCTATCGGTTATGATGAGAACATAATAAAGAGAGAAATTCACGGATATGTAGTGTGAAAGTGAAGTTTTTAGGAGGAGCAGAGATGAAATCGTTACCAAACGTAGAACACCCGCTTAATGTGAACAAAAGCAAAGCCAATCGTTTCTGGGACCGGATGAAGCAGCAGAAATACTTGTATTTTATGTCCGTTCCGTTCGTCATCTGGGTTTTCGTATTCAGCTATGTACCGCTTTGGGGCTGGCTGATGGCTTTCCAAAACTATAAACCGGCCAAAGGATTTTTTGCGCAAAAATGGGTCGGCCTCGACAACTTCATTATGTTGTTTGGAGATGAACGCTTTTATCTCGTCCTGCGCAATACGCTGGGCATGAGTATTATGGGACTAATCGTCTCCTTTACCGTACCTGTTATTTTCGCCCTAATGCTCAATGAGATCAGAGGCCAATTTTTCAAACGCTCCATCCAGACGATTTCGTATTTGCCCCACTTTGTATCCTGGGTTGTCGTCGCTGGCCTTGTTAGCAAAATGTTGTCCACAGATAGCGGAGGTGTCAACGACCTGCTCATGTGGCTGAATATTATAGACGAGCCGATTCAATTTATGGCAAAAGGCAGCTGGTTCTGGGGCATTGTAACGATGTCCGATATGTGGAAGGAAACCGGCTGGAACTCGATCATATTCCTGGCGGCTATGGCGGGCATTGATCCCGAGCAATACGAAGCAGCGACCGTTGACGGAGCAGGAAGATTCCGTAAAATGTGGAATATTACACTACCCGGTATTCGTACCACCTTTATGGTATTGTTTATTTTGTCCATCGGGCATTTGATCAGCATTGGCTTTGAAAAGCAATTCCTTCTCGGCAACCCGCTCGTTGTCGATTATTCCGAGGTACTCGATTTATATGCGCTGAAGTATGGCATTCAAATGAGCCGCTTCTCTTACGGTACGGCGATCGGCTTATTCAACTCCGTCGTCAGCATTATACTCGTGTTTAGCGCTAACGCCATCTACAAACGCATTACGAAAGAATCGGTTATTTAGGAGGAAGCAATCATGCAGGGAACCATTAGAGCTAGATCAGAGATTATTACAGACGTCATCATTTACATTGTGATGGGTCTTGCTGGACTAATAACAATATATCCATTTTTGAACGTACTTGCTATCTCATTCAATGAATCGATGGACACGGTAAAGGGCGGCATTACGGTGCTGCCTAGAGAATTTACCTTGCAAAACTATATTACGATTTTTCAGTATAAAACCTTGCTGACCGGTTTCCAAAACTCGGTGCTGCGTACCATTATCGGTACGGTCGTAGGCGTGCTATCGGCTTCGATGATGGCGTTTGTGCTTAGCCGCCGCGAATTTCAGGCGCGCAAGCTGTTTTCACCGCTTTTCGCGATGACGATGTATTTCTCCGGCGGCATGATTCCCATCTACATGCTGATTAAAAATCTTGGTTTGATGAGCAGCTTTTGGGTATACATTATTCCGCTTATTCTGAGCGTTTGGAATATTTTCGTCGTTCGCTCCTACATTGACGGGCTGCCATACGCCCTGCAAGAGTCGGCGAAAATCGATGGCGCCAATGACTTTACGATATTCTGGCGGGTTATTTTGCCGCTGTGCCAGCCTGTTCTGGCGACAATCGCGCTATTCATTGCAGTGCAGCACTGGAATTCCTGGTTCGATACGTATTTGTACAACCAGCAGGCCGCACAGTTTACAACACTGCAATACGAGTTGATGAAGGTGCTGCAATCGACGCAGTCGGGCGCCAATTATCGGGATGCCGGTGTGCAGCAGAACCTTGCGGCAGTATCGCCGGAGTCGATCCGGATGGCCATTACGATGGTCGTTACGCTGCCTATTTTAGTCGTCTATCCTTTCCTGCAAAAATATTTTGTCAAAGGGATGACGCTCGGCTCCGTCAAGAGCTAGTGGGCGAGCCTTAGGACTTCCATATGGTAATAGCAGGTTTCCTGTTATATACAAGCTTATCGCTTCATATTTAATACCGATTAAAAGGGAGGCAACCAAAGATGAAGAAAAAGAAAACCGCTCTAATGGTCTTGCTGCTTGCAACGGCTTTGACTTTCACAGCATGCGGCTCTGGCAGCAATAATGAAGCAGGTACAGGCAATACGGGCAATGCAGGGGAAGGGGATTCCACAGAGCCAATTACAGTAAGACTGGTAGCTGGCGACCTTAACCCAGATTGGGATAACATGGAAAGCGACATCGGTAAATTCCTGAAAGAAAAAACAGGCATTACGCTGCAGCAGGAGTTCCCGGTTGGCGGATCGGATACCGACATGTTCGCTTTGATGGCAGCAAGTGGAGAGTATCCGGACATGGTTATGGCGAAGGGCAGCGTAAAAAGCTTGGTTGACGCTGGCGCGCTTCTCGACCTGACGGATCTGATTGAACAGCACGCCCCTAATATTAAAAAAGTATACGGCGAATATTTGAACCGTCTTCGTTATAGCAAAGATGATCCAGCTATTTATGAGCTACCGTCTTCTGGTGTAGGCCAAACTTATTTTGATGCCGAAGGCGGCTTCGAAATTCAGCATCAGGCACTTGAGGCGCTGGGCTACCCTGAAATTAAAACCGTTAAGGATTATGAAAATGCCATTAAATCGTACATGGAGCAAAACCCGACAACGGAGGATGGACAAAAAAGAATCGGCTTGTCGCTTAACGGCGGCGAATGGCAAATTTTAATTTCCGTTACAAACCCTGCATTCTACGCAACGGGATTGCCGGATAATGGCGAATTCGCTATTGACGAGAAAACATTCGAGACGAAGCTGCACTACCAACGTGAGGAAGAAAGAGAATACTTCCGCTGGCTGAACCATATGAACGATATCGGTCTTCTGGATAAAGAAAGCTTCGTTCAAAAATATGACCAGTACAAAGCTAAAATTGCAACGGGCCGCGTAATCGGCATTATCGACCAGAAGTGGGACTATGCACAAGCGGAAAACTCGCTGAAAGCAGAGGGCAAATTCGGTGCGACTTATGCGCGCTTCCCTGTAACACTGGATGAAAGCTATCAAGATCATTCTTACCAAGGCACAGGCTACATGGCAGGACATGGTATTGCGATTACAAAATCGGCTAAAGATCCTGTTCGTCTAATCAAGTTCCTGGATTACCTTGCCTCTGAAGAAGGCCAAATTCTCGTTAACTGGGGAATTGAAGGCAAGCATTATGAGGTTGTGGATGGCAAACGCGTATTCAAAACAGAAATTCAAGATCTCAAAACAAACGATGGAAATAAATTCAAGAAAACGACAGGTATTGAAAATTACTTGATATCGGCTCGTTATGGCGATGGCGTTAAGGATTCCACAGGCAACTACTACACAACGAAATTCCCTGAGCAGTTTAAAGCAGAATATTCGGAAGCGGACAAAAAGACTCTTGCTGCATATAAAGTGGAAATGTACAAAGAATTCTGGCCTGCCGACGATGCGTTCCCTGAGCGTCCTTACGGCGCAGCGTGGAACCTGAATTTTGAAACAGGCTCGGAAGCTGATGTTATTTTCCAAAAAACACAAGATATTATGAAGAAGCGTGTTCCAGAAGCGATTTTGGCGAAGCCGGAAAACTTCGACAAAGTATGGGATGACTTCATAGCAGATCTCGACAAAGCAGGTGCCAGCAAGCTGAACGAACAGTTCACGCAAATGGTTAAAGACCGCGTTGATTTCTGGGCGCAAAAGTAAGGGATTTCTGTGGAGGGGAGGACTCTTAAATGAGTTCTCTCCTTCATTTCTGTAAGCAGGCATGCTATGTCAATAAAAGACTAGTCAAAATGGAAGAGGAGCTGTTTTACATTGATTAATGAAAAATTGCCAAAAATTTGGTACGGTGGCGACTATAATCCGGAGCAGTGGGATGAATCTGTTATGGAAGAGGATATTCGCATGTTTAAGCTGGCGGGCATTGATGTGGCGACCGTCAATGTATTTTCGTGGGCGCGTATTCAGCCAGATGAGAATACTTATGATCTCGAATGGCTGGACCGCATCATTGATCGACTGTACAAGGACGGTATTTATGTCTGTCTGGCGACGAGTACAGGTGCTCATCCGGCATGGCTGGCGAAAAAGCACCCCGATGTGCTGCGTGTCGATTACGACGGACGCAAGCGCAAATTCGGCGGACGCCACAATTCCTGTCCAAACAGTCCGACTTACCGCAAGCTGTCCGAGCGTCTGGCTGGCACGATTGCCGAGCGCTATAAAGATCACCCTACTGTACTCGTATGGCATGTATCAAATGAATACGGCGGCTATTGCTACTGTGACAACTGCGAGGCGTCATTCCGCGTTTGGCTGGAGCAGCGTTATGGCACGCTGGAGAAGCTGAACAAGGTGTGGAATACGGCGTTTTGGGGTCATACTTTTTACGATTGGGACGAAATCGTTGCTCCTAACTCCCTTAGCGAGGAGTGGGGACATAACCGCACGAACTTCCAGGGCATCTCCATTGATTACCGCCGTTTTCAGTCGGCAAGCATGCTTGCTTGCTACAAGCTGGAATATGAAGCGATTAAGCAGCATTCGCCTAACCTGCAAGTGACGACGAATTTAATGGGTACGTATTCCGAGCTGGACTATTTCGAATGGGCAAAATATATGGACGTCGTCTCATGGGACAACTATCCGTCGATGGATACGCCGTTCAGCTTGACGGCGATGACGCATGATCTCATGCGCGGTCTCAAAAGCGGCCAGCCGTTCATGCTGATGGAGCAGACGCCGAGCCAGCAAAACTGGCAGCCGTACAACTCGCTTAAGCGTCCAGGCGTTATGAAGCTGTGGAGCTATCAGGCGGTGGCACGCGGTGCGGATACGGTGCTGTTCTTCCAGCTGCGCCGCTCGGTCGGTGCTTGTGAGAAATACCATGGCGCTTTCATTGAGCATGTCGGCCATGAGAATACCCGCGTATTCCGCGAATGCGCCGAGCTGGGCGCTCAGCTGCAGCAGCTGTCTGGCCGCATTCTCGATTCGCGCGTGAATTCCAAGGCAGCGATCGTCTACGATTGGGAAAATCGTTGGGCGGTTGAGCTGTCAAGCGGCCCGACTGTTGCGCTTAAATATCTCGATGAGGTGCATAAGTATTATGACGCCTTATTCCAAATGAATGTTCAGACGGATATGATCAGCGTGGAGGAGCAGCTCGATCGTTACGATCTGGTCATCGCTCCCGTAATGTATATGGTGAAGCCGGGCTTTGCGGAAAAGGTTGAAGCTTTCGTTGCGCGCGGCGGCACTTTCGTCACGACGTTTTTCAGCGGCATCGTCAATGAAAATGACATTGTGACGCTTGGCGGATATCCGGGCAAGCTGCGCAAGGTGCTGGGCATTTGGGCGGAGGAAATCGATGCTCTGCTGCCGGGCCAGCATAATGACATTGTACTAAATAAACCGCTTGGAGCGCTTGATAGCGGGATATACTCCGGCAGTATTTTATGCGATTTGATTCATACGGAAGGGGCTGAGGTGGTTGCTGAATATGGCTCCGAGTTTTATAAAGGCATGCCTGCGGTAACGGTTAATTCGTTCGGCGAGGGCAAAGCCTGGTACATGGCAACGAGCCCAGACAAAACGTTCCTGCAAGGCTTCATGGCCCATTTATGCGAGGCCGCTGGCATTGAATCGCTGCTTGTGACTCCAGACGGCGTTGAAGTGTCGCAGCGGGCCATTAACGGCAGCACCTTTACTTTCATTTTGAATCATAATGCCGAAGCGGTGCAGCTTTCGGAGCTGCCTAGCACGTTCACGAAAGAGCTGCTGAGCGGGGAAGCTGTAAACGGATCGCTTGCAATCGGGGCGAAGGGCGTAGCGATTTTGGAAAGCTAGGCAGCAGCCAATACAACAGCAGCGGACAAGCTCCGCATTTGCCCCTGCCCGCATATGCTGAACGTATAGAAGCATAGCTATAGGGAGGGCCGCCTATGAAGAAAGCAAATGTATTAAGCAGTCGCAAGCAGCTGGAGCTGATTTTGCTCGTGCTGGCGCTGTATGTGCTGCTCGTTCTGCTGTTGATTTCACTATTATTTTAAGCTGGATGTCCGTGCTAGTTCGGAGGATAGAAATAAGAAGGAGCATTCGACTGTTTTAGCTGCGGCTAAAGCGGGCGAATGCTCTTTTTTTAAAGGAAAATGATATGCAGCATACATAATAGCCCCTCCCATGGCAAATAATGAACCTGAACTGATGCGTCCGCGCATCTCGGGTTTAGCTTTGTGCAGCAGGGCATAACGGAAAGGGGGGCAAGTTATGACAGCAAGCAGCTCAGATAAAGGAAAATATAAAAAGATGGCGATGTCATCAAAGGAATACCAGAATTTTGCCAAAACGCGGGAGCCTTCCCGCTCCATAGGAACGAACTGTCTGAAAGCCTTTATTATTGGCGGCGGAATTTGTGTGGTGGGACAAGTGATTCAGGAGCTGTTCATGCATTTGCTCCATATGAAAGCGGAGGATGCGAGCAATCCAACGGTTGCTGTGCTCATTATCATTTCGGTTATTTTGACGAGCATTGGCGTGTACGATAAAATCGCCCAGTGGGCAGGAGCGGGCACAGCTGTGCCCGTCACAGGCTTCGCCAATTCGATGTGCTCGGCGGCGCTGGAGCATCGTGCTGAAGGGCTGGTCCTTGGCGTTGGCGCGAATATGTTCAAGCTGGCGGGCTCCGTTATCGTGTTCGGCGTCGTAGCTGCCTTCTTCGTCGGCATCGTCCATCTCATTCTCGGCACAGGAGGGCAATAATATGCTGCGTGGCAAACAGACCTGGTGGTTCGAGAAGCGCCCTGTCATTATCGGCGCGGCAACGGTAGTAGGGCCAGACGAAGGCGATGGCCCGCTGGCTGAGGATTTTGACCTTGTGCATCCCGAGCTGGATATGCAGCAGAAAAGCTGGGAGAAGGCCGAGCGGCTGCTGCTGGAGCAGGCTGCGGACTTTGCGCTCCAGAATGCCCGAATAGACAAGGAAATGGTGCAGTTTTTTGTCGGCGGCGATTTAATGAACCAAATTATAAGCAGCAGCTTTGCAGCACGGTCGCTGGGCATTCCTTATCTTGGCGTCTTCGGCGCCTGCTCGACCTCAATGGAATCGCTATCGATTGCCGCTATGCTCGTCAACTCCGGCTCTGCCGATTACGTGCTGGCGGGCACATGCAGCCATAACTGCACAGCGGAGAAGCAGTTCAGGTACCCGACGGAATATGGCTCGCAGAAGCCGCCGACGGCACAGTATACCGTCACTGGCGCTGGAGCCGGACTCGTTGCCGCTTCGGGGGACGGTCCGACCATCGAATGTGCCACGATCGGCAAAATCGTCGATCTTGGCATCACCGATCCCTTTAATATGGGCGCTGCGATGGCGCCAGCGGCCGTCGATACGATTCAAGCGCATTTTAATGATACGGGCCGTTCCCCGAGCGATTATGACCTAATCGTAACAGGCGACCTTGCTGGTGTAGGGCATCCGCTCGCCAATGAGCTGCTGCTGCAAAATGGCGTGCCGATGAATGACACGGTATTTGGCGATTGCGGCCTAATGGTGTACGATGTGAACCGCCAGAAGGTGCAGGCGGGCGGCAGCGGTTGCGGCTGCTCGGCAGTTGTTACCTACGGCCATTTGCTAAAGCGGCTCGCAAGGGGCGAGCTGAAGCGCATATTGGTCGTTGCAACGGGAGCGCTGCTGTCGCCGCTTTCATTCCAGCAGGGCGAGAGCATTCCCGGCATTGCGCATGCTGTCGCTATTTGCGGAAAGGAAGGGTAAGGCGATGATTTTTTTATGGGCATTTCTAGTTGGCGGCGCTATTTGCGTCCTAGGGCAAATTATGTTCGATGTATTCAAGCTAACCCCGGCGCATACGATGGCAATACTGGTCGTTATTGGGGCGGTGGTGGATGGCATCGGCTTATACGAGCCGCTCGTTGCCTTCGCCGGAGCAGGAGCGACGGTCCCGATTACGAGCTTCGGCAATGCGCTGGTGCACGGGGCTTTGACCGAGCTGCATGACCAAGGCTGGATTGGCGTTATTTCCGGCATATTTAAAGTGACGAGCTCGGGCATCTCGGCTGCGATTATCTTCTCGTTCCTGGCGGCATTGGTTATTCGGCCAAAGGGGTAATAGATTGGAAAACTGGAGGGTCCTGTGGGATCCTCCAGTTTTTTTTGGAAATTGATGCATTTGTACTTACTTGCTGGACTGCTGTAAAATGGAACTATATGCCTTTATCCATCTTGATATGCTGCGGGAGGTTATTCATATGGAAACGCGTCAGGTTGACATGCAATTATGCGCATCTATTCTTACTAATCTAAATTATAGTATTTTGGGAAAACAAGAGCAAATCGAAAGGCTGATGATTGCCGTGATCGGCGGCGGGCATGTGCTGCTAGAGGACGTTCCCGGCACGGGGAAGACGCAGCTCGTAAAGGCGCTGGCCCGTTCAATCGGCGGCCAGTTCAGGCGCATTCAGTGCAATCCGGATTTGCTGCCCACCGATATAACCGGCGTATCGATTTATCATCCGAAGCAGGAGGAGTTTTTGTTCAGGCCAGGTCCAGTCATGACCAATTTGCTGCTGGCTGACGAGATCAATCGGGCGACGACCAAAACCCAATCCGCGCTGCTGGAGGCGATGGAGGAGGGCCATGTGACAGTAGATGGCGACACCTACGCCCTGCCGCATCCGTTTATGCTGCTTGCCACGCAAAATCCGATTGAGTTTGAAGGTACTTATTTGCTGCCCGAAGCGCAGCTTGACCGTTTTATGATGAAGCTTTCGCTCGGCTATCCTAGCGAGGAAGACGAGCAGAAGATGATTATGGGCAGCGAGGTGCGGCTGCTTCCGGAAAGCCAGATTGCCCAAATTGCCGATGTGGACGATATGATCCGCATTCAGCAGCAGGTGCAGGCGGTCCATATGGATGAGGCCGTGGCAAAATATTTGGTCAGCATTGTCAGAGCTACGCGAGAGCATCCTGGCATTCAGCTTGGCGCTAGCCCGCGTGCTGCGCTTTCCTTTGCCAGGGCAGCCAAAGCAGCTGCTTATTTGGATCAGCGCAGCTTTGTTACTCCTGATGATGTGAAGAAGCTTGCTTCGCATGTGCTGTCTCACCGGCTTTCCTTGCATACGGAGGCTAGAATGAACGGCCACAAAGCGAGCGAGCTGGTAGATCAAATCATGGAACAGGTAAGAGTGCCGGTGAGATTGGAGCGCTGATATGGAAATGCTGACGCTCAGCCTGCAACGCAGACGACTGCTCATAAGCGCGTTCCTGTATGGAGGAGCGCTGCTATATTTATTATTTCAAGGCGGCAAAACGGCCGTGATGTTGTTCGTTATTATGAATGGGCTGCTGCTTTATTTGATGCTAGGGCGCTTTAGCGGCATAAGCCAAGTAAGCGGCACCCGAAGCTTGCGCAAATCGGATGGCGGCCATGGCGATTACGCGCTGGCGGCCGGAAGCTGTCTTACGGTCAAGCTTTCGGTGAAGGTGCCCGGTTATTATCCGATACCGTTTGTGCTGGTCCGTGATCAATTGCTGCGCAACAATGGACAAGCGCTGCAATTCGAATCCTCCTTCGTGCCGAATTTGAAGCGCTCCGGCGAAGTGCTGTATACGACACCTCCGCTGCAGCGCGGTGAATACCGCTTCGGAGCTACCGCATGCTCCTCCCATGACGTATTCGGGCTGTTTGAGCATTCGGGCAGCTTTATGGAGGAATCGGTGTTCAGCGTCATGCCCCAAATCGTCCCCCTGCGCCAGCAGCGAGGTCTGCAGCTTGGCGCACGCGGACCTTACTCCCACGCTATCGCTTCACGCTCGGCAAAGGAGACGACGCAAATCAATGGCGTACGCGAATATGTGCCTGGCGACCGCTTGTCGCGGATTCACTGGCATGCGACGGCGCGCACGGGACATTGGAAGTCCAAGGAGTTTGAGCGGGAGTCGCTGCCACGAACGCTCATTATTATCGACCGCGAGGCCAAGGCGTACAGCGGAGCGCGGGCAGAGCGCTTTGAGCTCGTGGTATCAGCGGCCGCTTCGCTCATTGAAAGCGGCGGGCGAGGCGACACGGCTATGGGACTGCTGTCTGCCGGATCGCAGCGGGCCATCTTCCCGCCTAAGTCGGGTGCCGACCAACGGGGCGCGATTATGCAGCATTTAACGGCGGTGAATGCAGATGCGGAGCAGCCATTATTTCAGACGCTGCTTGCGTCGGAGTCGCTGCTTGATTCGGGATCCATCGCGCTTGTGATTTCCGCAGCACCGGGCAAGGAGGCGAGCACGAGCTTGGAATGGCTCGCACGCAAAGGGCTAAAGCCTTGCCTGCTCCATATTGCGGACGTGGGCGGCCTAGCTGCAGCGATGAACCAAGACTGGCAGAAGCTGCTGCGCGCCCGAGGCTGGCCGGTATTCACACTTACGCAGCTGCCTGAGCTGCCGGCTGTGCTTGAAGGAGGCGGCGGAGCATGAGAAGCGGAATGAATAGATTGAAAGAATATGCCGCATTCGAGTGGTATGGGCGAATATCGCGGATCATTATTATTTTTTCGTTGATCAATTCGATTGCGGTTTTTGAAAACTATTGGTGGAAATCTACGTTTACCTGTATTTATATGACGCTGCTGCTTGCGGGTGCAGTTGACGTCTTGCTTCCTGCGATGAGGCGCAGGCTGCGGATGCCGCTCCAACTGTTACTCATCGTCGTATCAACATGGATAGTGGTAGGCGCATCTCCCAGCTTTTCCGGCTCAGAGGAAGGCGTGCGGAAAATCGCCGCTATTCTTT
This genomic window contains:
- a CDS encoding ABC transporter substrate-binding protein, whose product is MKKKKTALMVLLLATALTFTACGSGSNNEAGTGNTGNAGEGDSTEPITVRLVAGDLNPDWDNMESDIGKFLKEKTGITLQQEFPVGGSDTDMFALMAASGEYPDMVMAKGSVKSLVDAGALLDLTDLIEQHAPNIKKVYGEYLNRLRYSKDDPAIYELPSSGVGQTYFDAEGGFEIQHQALEALGYPEIKTVKDYENAIKSYMEQNPTTEDGQKRIGLSLNGGEWQILISVTNPAFYATGLPDNGEFAIDEKTFETKLHYQREEEREYFRWLNHMNDIGLLDKESFVQKYDQYKAKIATGRVIGIIDQKWDYAQAENSLKAEGKFGATYARFPVTLDESYQDHSYQGTGYMAGHGIAITKSAKDPVRLIKFLDYLASEEGQILVNWGIEGKHYEVVDGKRVFKTEIQDLKTNDGNKFKKTTGIENYLISARYGDGVKDSTGNYYTTKFPEQFKAEYSEADKKTLAAYKVEMYKEFWPADDAFPERPYGAAWNLNFETGSEADVIFQKTQDIMKKRVPEAILAKPENFDKVWDDFIADLDKAGASKLNEQFTQMVKDRVDFWAQK
- a CDS encoding DUF58 domain-containing protein; this encodes MEMLTLSLQRRRLLISAFLYGGALLYLLFQGGKTAVMLFVIMNGLLLYLMLGRFSGISQVSGTRSLRKSDGGHGDYALAAGSCLTVKLSVKVPGYYPIPFVLVRDQLLRNNGQALQFESSFVPNLKRSGEVLYTTPPLQRGEYRFGATACSSHDVFGLFEHSGSFMEESVFSVMPQIVPLRQQRGLQLGARGPYSHAIASRSAKETTQINGVREYVPGDRLSRIHWHATARTGHWKSKEFERESLPRTLIIIDREAKAYSGARAERFELVVSAAASLIESGGRGDTAMGLLSAGSQRAIFPPKSGADQRGAIMQHLTAVNADAEQPLFQTLLASESLLDSGSIALVISAAPGKEASTSLEWLARKGLKPCLLHIADVGGLAAAMNQDWQKLLRARGWPVFTLTQLPELPAVLEGGGGA
- a CDS encoding ABC transporter permease subunit; the encoded protein is MKQQKYLYFMSVPFVIWVFVFSYVPLWGWLMAFQNYKPAKGFFAQKWVGLDNFIMLFGDERFYLVLRNTLGMSIMGLIVSFTVPVIFALMLNEIRGQFFKRSIQTISYLPHFVSWVVVAGLVSKMLSTDSGGVNDLLMWLNIIDEPIQFMAKGSWFWGIVTMSDMWKETGWNSIIFLAAMAGIDPEQYEAATVDGAGRFRKMWNITLPGIRTTFMVLFILSIGHLISIGFEKQFLLGNPLVVDYSEVLDLYALKYGIQMSRFSYGTAIGLFNSVVSIILVFSANAIYKRITKESVI
- the spoVAD gene encoding stage V sporulation protein AD; this translates as MLRGKQTWWFEKRPVIIGAATVVGPDEGDGPLAEDFDLVHPELDMQQKSWEKAERLLLEQAADFALQNARIDKEMVQFFVGGDLMNQIISSSFAARSLGIPYLGVFGACSTSMESLSIAAMLVNSGSADYVLAGTCSHNCTAEKQFRYPTEYGSQKPPTAQYTVTGAGAGLVAASGDGPTIECATIGKIVDLGITDPFNMGAAMAPAAVDTIQAHFNDTGRSPSDYDLIVTGDLAGVGHPLANELLLQNGVPMNDTVFGDCGLMVYDVNRQKVQAGGSGCGCSAVVTYGHLLKRLARGELKRILVVATGALLSPLSFQQGESIPGIAHAVAICGKEG
- the spoVAC gene encoding stage V sporulation protein AC; translated protein: MTASSSDKGKYKKMAMSSKEYQNFAKTREPSRSIGTNCLKAFIIGGGICVVGQVIQELFMHLLHMKAEDASNPTVAVLIIISVILTSIGVYDKIAQWAGAGTAVPVTGFANSMCSAALEHRAEGLVLGVGANMFKLAGSVIVFGVVAAFFVGIVHLILGTGGQ
- a CDS encoding MoxR family ATPase, with product METRQVDMQLCASILTNLNYSILGKQEQIERLMIAVIGGGHVLLEDVPGTGKTQLVKALARSIGGQFRRIQCNPDLLPTDITGVSIYHPKQEEFLFRPGPVMTNLLLADEINRATTKTQSALLEAMEEGHVTVDGDTYALPHPFMLLATQNPIEFEGTYLLPEAQLDRFMMKLSLGYPSEEDEQKMIMGSEVRLLPESQIAQIADVDDMIRIQQQVQAVHMDEAVAKYLVSIVRATREHPGIQLGASPRAALSFARAAKAAAYLDQRSFVTPDDVKKLASHVLSHRLSLHTEARMNGHKASELVDQIMEQVRVPVRLER
- a CDS encoding beta-galactosidase — translated: MINEKLPKIWYGGDYNPEQWDESVMEEDIRMFKLAGIDVATVNVFSWARIQPDENTYDLEWLDRIIDRLYKDGIYVCLATSTGAHPAWLAKKHPDVLRVDYDGRKRKFGGRHNSCPNSPTYRKLSERLAGTIAERYKDHPTVLVWHVSNEYGGYCYCDNCEASFRVWLEQRYGTLEKLNKVWNTAFWGHTFYDWDEIVAPNSLSEEWGHNRTNFQGISIDYRRFQSASMLACYKLEYEAIKQHSPNLQVTTNLMGTYSELDYFEWAKYMDVVSWDNYPSMDTPFSLTAMTHDLMRGLKSGQPFMLMEQTPSQQNWQPYNSLKRPGVMKLWSYQAVARGADTVLFFQLRRSVGACEKYHGAFIEHVGHENTRVFRECAELGAQLQQLSGRILDSRVNSKAAIVYDWENRWAVELSSGPTVALKYLDEVHKYYDALFQMNVQTDMISVEEQLDRYDLVIAPVMYMVKPGFAEKVEAFVARGGTFVTTFFSGIVNENDIVTLGGYPGKLRKVLGIWAEEIDALLPGQHNDIVLNKPLGALDSGIYSGSILCDLIHTEGAEVVAEYGSEFYKGMPAVTVNSFGEGKAWYMATSPDKTFLQGFMAHLCEAAGIESLLVTPDGVEVSQRAINGSTFTFILNHNAEAVQLSELPSTFTKELLSGEAVNGSLAIGAKGVAILES
- a CDS encoding carbohydrate ABC transporter permease, with the protein product MQGTIRARSEIITDVIIYIVMGLAGLITIYPFLNVLAISFNESMDTVKGGITVLPREFTLQNYITIFQYKTLLTGFQNSVLRTIIGTVVGVLSASMMAFVLSRREFQARKLFSPLFAMTMYFSGGMIPIYMLIKNLGLMSSFWVYIIPLILSVWNIFVVRSYIDGLPYALQESAKIDGANDFTIFWRVILPLCQPVLATIALFIAVQHWNSWFDTYLYNQQAAQFTTLQYELMKVLQSTQSGANYRDAGVQQNLAAVSPESIRMAITMVVTLPILVVYPFLQKYFVKGMTLGSVKS
- the spoVAE gene encoding stage V sporulation protein AE, with protein sequence MIFLWAFLVGGAICVLGQIMFDVFKLTPAHTMAILVVIGAVVDGIGLYEPLVAFAGAGATVPITSFGNALVHGALTELHDQGWIGVISGIFKVTSSGISAAIIFSFLAALVIRPKG